The Deltaproteobacteria bacterium genome includes the window GATAGAACTTCTCAACAATGGAGGGGTCGGCCCAGAGGCTTCAAAAGTTGCTTGAGAACCTACGTCCCTATACCTTCACTATACCTTCACTATACCTTCAGCATCTTCCGTAATACATAGGGCAGAATTCCGCCGTTTCTGTAGTATTCGACTTCAACCTCGGTGTCCAGCCTGGCGACTACGTGAAAGTCTATCTCCCTTCCGTCTTCTTTGACGGCCTTTACCCGCAGTACCTTCCTGGGTCTTATCTCCTCGACGCCCCGGATCGAGAAGGCTTCGGAACCGTCGAGTCCAAGACTCTCACGGGTCTCACCCTCTCTAAACACGAGTGGCAAAACCCCCATGCCGATGAGGTTGCTCCTGTGGATGCGCTCGAAGGATTCGGCAATTACGGCCTTCACCCCGAGGAGGCGGGTCCCCTTTGCAGCCCAGTCCCTGGAGGAGCCTGTCCCATACTCTTTACCCGCCAGAACCAAGAGGGGAGTCCCCTCCTTTCCGTATTCCACTGCTGCATCATAGACGGGCATCTCTCGGTGCTCCGGAAACTTCAACGTCACCCCCCCCTCTCTCGGAGCGACAATGAGGTTTCTCATTCTGATGTTTGCGAAAGTCCCCCTCACCATAACCTCGTGGTTCCCCCTCCTGGAGCCATAGGAGTTGAAATCACGAGGAGCTACCCCCCTTTCCATCAGGTATCGCCCCGCAGGAGAGTCCTCCGGTATGCCACCGGCAGGAGAGATGTGGTCGGTCGTGATGGAGTCTCCCACTACGACAATAGCCCTTGCCCCCTCGATATCCGAAGGCACCCTCCACCCGGCCCTCATACCCTCAAAGTAAGGAGGCCTCTTTACATACGTGGACCTGTCATCCCAAGGGAAGGTCGTAGTCTGCTCCACATGCAGGCCCTCCCAGAGTGCATCTCCGATGAAGATCCTCTCGTACTCGGCTGCAAAGAACTCACCGCATACGTTTCCCCGGACAAGCTCGCCGATCTCTCCGGACTTTGGCCAGATATCCCGGAGATAAACCGGCTCGCCGTTCGGGTCATACCCCACAGGCTCTGCTTCAAAATCCACACCGACCCTCCCGGCGATTGCAAGCGCCACAACCAGCATGGGTGATGCCAGAAAATTCCATTTGATGCTCTGGTGTATCCTGGCCTCGAAATTCCGGTTCCCCGAAAGGACAGACGCGACTGCAAGGTCGTGTTCGGAGATAACCCGTTCCATCTCTGGATGGAGGGGGCCGCTGTTACCGATGCACGTCGTACAGCCGAACCCGACAGGATGGAATCCGAGGGCCTCGAGATAAGGCATGAGGCCTGAATCCTCGAGATACCTCGTCACTACCCTTGAACCCGGAGCAAGGGAAGTCTTCACATGAGGAGGGACCCGTAGTCCCCTTTTGACGGCTCTTTTTGCAACGAGTCCAGCCCCGATGAGGACAGAGGGATTCGACGTGTTCGTACACGAGGTAATGGCCGCCACCACGATGCTCCCGTCCCCAATTTCCGCCACCTTTCCGTCAAGATCGACTCGGTGACAGGTTCTCGGGGACCGGGAACTCACCCTCACAGAGCCCGAAGAACCAGGCCCCCTGGGCAACCGGGAAACTCCTCCCGAACCGGCATTCCTCTCGCGAAGCGGGGCAAAGAGCGGGGCGAGATTCTTCTTGAACTCCCTCAGGGGAATTCTATCCTGGGGCCTCGAAGGGCCTGCCACTGACGGCTCAACCGAAGAAAGATCGAACTCGATAACCTCGGTGTACTCGGGCTCCTCTCTGCCGGTATAGAAGAGCCCAAGCTCCCTGGTATAGGCTTCGACGATCTCTGCCTGTTTCTCCCGATAGGTAATCCTGAGATAGTCGAGGGTCTTCTCATCCACGGGAAAGAAACCGAGTGTCGCACCGTGTTCGGGGGTCATGTTGGCTATGGTCGCCCGATCGGGAACGGTAAGGTTCTGCACTCCAGGGCCGAAATACTCAACGAATTTTTCCACCACTCCCCGTGTCCTGAGCAGTTCCGTAAGGGTGAGTACAAGGTCCGTTGCAGTGATCCCTTCGTCGAGCTCACCCACCATTCTAACTCCGATCACCTCGGGTATCCGGATGTAATACGGTTGGCCGAGCATGACCGATTCCGCTTCAATCCCGCCGACCCCCCACCCCATCACGCCGATTCCATTGATCATCGTCGTGTGTGAGTCGGTACCGATCAGCGTGTCGGGATAGGCTCTAGCCTTTGCACCGGCCTCTTCGGTGACCACCACTCTTCCCAGGTATTCCAGGTTGACCTGGTGGCATATCCCGGAATTGGGGGGAACAACCCTGAAATTATCGAAGCTTGTCTTTGCCCATTTCAGAAGGGCGTATCTCTCCCAATTCCTCTCGTATTCCTTTTCCACGTTCTTGTTCAAAGCTCTCTCAGTACCGTAGTAGTCGACCTGCACGGAGTGGTCGACAATCAATTCCACTGGAACGAGAGGATTGATTCTCTTGGGATCCCCTCCGAGATCCTTTACAGCATCCCTCATAGCGGCAAGATCCACGACAGCAGGAACTCCGGTAAAATCCTGCATCAGGACGCGTGCCGGGTAATAGGGTATTTCGACAGGCTCGGCGTATGTCTTTTCCCACCTGGCTATTTTCAGCAGATCCTCCTCATGGACCATACGGCCGTCGAGTTTCCTCAAGACGTTCTCAACGAGGATTCTGACCGCAAAAGGGAGTCTTCCTATGTCGGCTATACCCCTTTTCTCGAGCATGACGATATCGAAGACGTCGTACTGTCGCCCCTTGAGGTCTATCTGCCTCCTGAACTCTTCTCTATCCATGGCTCCCATTCTCGTCTGATCAGGCACCGAACAACAGCCGGTCCGCCCCCGGGTCAAATAAGGTTATCGGTTTGCGTTGCACCGAAACGCCGGTCCCGCAAGCAACCAGCTGCCTGCAAGGAAACCGGAAGTGGCAAGCGCTGATATCCACGGCGAGGGAAGAAAGACCGCCCGTGGAGGCCGAACAGAGGTCTTGCAAAACCGCCCCCTGGCTGACGTCGGGACAAGAAAAAGCACTAGACGCCTTTCGAAACACCTATGATGGAAAGCAACAATGCGAGGATTGCAGCCTGAATGATCCACCCTATCAAACAAACCCCTATAGCACGAAACGTGCTCCTGTAATCCAGGGCTTGCCTGACCGCTATGACCATCGCCACCAACATCCAGATTGAGGCGACCAGAAAAACCAACCATCCCAGTCCCGGGATAATGCCCAGCACCCGAATCAACCCAGGAGAACTCGAAAAACCGATGGTTCGTAACAATTCCCCGGGATCCGCCTTGGTCTGAGGCTCCGGAAGGATTTTCGTTCCAACAAGATACGTGATATAAGCCCAGGCAAACCACCCGATGACGGCAAATATCGTTCCCATTAGAATCCCGCCAAGCCCTCCCTGTGTTATGGTCCCTATACCAGCAGCTACGCTTGAAAGAACGACAACACCCATGGCTTGCCCCATGGCTCCCTTGTCGGCCTCAACCTCCTCATACAGATTGGCATCCAGCTTGGCAGCACGAACAATACGATCCTGAAAACCAGCCATATCCCCCTCCTAGGTTTTTTGTTCCCTGTACATTCGATTCCTGTCCTTCTGCAGGGTTCTCGCGTGAGTCCACCCTAGTCTATGATCCGCGAGAACAGGCCACGTTGCTCGGAAATACGAGTAGATAGGTCTCGTATCCGAAGACTGCCGGAATTTCCTGAAAAAATCAGCGGTCTCTTAATCCCAGGATCGTTCTGGCTTCATCAGGAGAGGCCACGTCCCGGCCGTACTCGCGGGCGATGCGCACGATCCTCTCTACCATCTGGGCATTGCTCCTGGCCAGGACCCCGGACTCGTAGTAGATATTGTCCTCCATGCCGACCCGGATGTGTCCCCCCATAATCAGGGCCATCATGGACATGGGCAGATGCCCTCTGCCCACACCGATGACAGACCAGGTTGCCTTCGGAGGGATCTGTTCGTACAAATGCAACATGGATTTCGGCGTTGCCGGAGCACCCCAGGGTGTTCCCAAGACGAACTGGAAATGGAGCGGATCCTCCAGCCTTTTCTCGGCTCTCATGCGGAGGCAGGTCACC containing:
- the acnA gene encoding aconitate hydratase AcnA gives rise to the protein MDREEFRRQIDLKGRQYDVFDIVMLEKRGIADIGRLPFAVRILVENVLRKLDGRMVHEEDLLKIARWEKTYAEPVEIPYYPARVLMQDFTGVPAVVDLAAMRDAVKDLGGDPKRINPLVPVELIVDHSVQVDYYGTERALNKNVEKEYERNWERYALLKWAKTSFDNFRVVPPNSGICHQVNLEYLGRVVVTEEAGAKARAYPDTLIGTDSHTTMINGIGVMGWGVGGIEAESVMLGQPYYIRIPEVIGVRMVGELDEGITATDLVLTLTELLRTRGVVEKFVEYFGPGVQNLTVPDRATIANMTPEHGATLGFFPVDEKTLDYLRITYREKQAEIVEAYTRELGLFYTGREEPEYTEVIEFDLSSVEPSVAGPSRPQDRIPLREFKKNLAPLFAPLRERNAGSGGVSRLPRGPGSSGSVRVSSRSPRTCHRVDLDGKVAEIGDGSIVVAAITSCTNTSNPSVLIGAGLVAKRAVKRGLRVPPHVKTSLAPGSRVVTRYLEDSGLMPYLEALGFHPVGFGCTTCIGNSGPLHPEMERVISEHDLAVASVLSGNRNFEARIHQSIKWNFLASPMLVVALAIAGRVGVDFEAEPVGYDPNGEPVYLRDIWPKSGEIGELVRGNVCGEFFAAEYERIFIGDALWEGLHVEQTTTFPWDDRSTYVKRPPYFEGMRAGWRVPSDIEGARAIVVVGDSITTDHISPAGGIPEDSPAGRYLMERGVAPRDFNSYGSRRGNHEVMVRGTFANIRMRNLIVAPREGGVTLKFPEHREMPVYDAAVEYGKEGTPLLVLAGKEYGTGSSRDWAAKGTRLLGVKAVIAESFERIHRSNLIGMGVLPLVFREGETRESLGLDGSEAFSIRGVEEIRPRKVLRVKAVKEDGREIDFHVVARLDTEVEVEYYRNGGILPYVLRKMLKV